actttagtttaggtcacaattcatgctatttacAACTGATATTAACTGATATTAACTGATATTAACTGTTTGTTAGTAGTTTGATAAAGTATGATCTAatcatccctaatcctaccccaaAACTAAACCCGAGTTCTACCTTACAGCTATTTAGTAAGCTAGTAgcgttagttaatggtttgttaataccatgagttgtgacctaaactaaagtgttaccacattaataaatgttgaactatgattaataaatgctgtgcaaATATCGCACATTGtttgtaaatacatgaactaacattatctAATAACAATTTATTATAAACTGTGACCCAGAAcctttatattaaaaaatgttttcctgTTGATTAATTACAATGCTTCAAGATAATTGTGAGTTGAAATGTTATGTTATGGATGTTTAGTGTGTTTATGAAAGTGGTACTCAAATGGAGATTTCTGGGTCATAATTATTAtaaactgtatatgtatagattttttaaatcacaaacaaaatttattgtaattaaaatctataaatgaataataatgaagcgTAATAAAACAGTTTTCCATTTTTAATAGTCTAAAGATGGCAAATAATGGAGGGAAAATGACATTGTTCTTGCTTTGCCTCATGAAATTAAAATTGACTTTTAACTCTTTTCATGCTCTTTTcaaagtgaacaattaatctgtggaAGTTAATTGACTGAAATTCAGTTTGCCTCATAAATCTTTAATTATATAAGCTAAAAGCTCTGTTCTTGAATGAAATTccttttttaatgtattgtgtACATCTTTTTTAATTCTCCCTTTAAAAGAGTTATCTATGTTAAGCCTGCAGGCTTTCATGAAGGTAAAAATGCTGCTTTTTAAGTTTGGCTACAAGCTACTTGTGCTTGGAATACCCTCACCATGATGTACATACCAAAATCTTACATatgtgtgaccctggaccacttATGTCTTATTTTGCATAGATATATTTTTGGGAACAGCCAAAATACGTTGCAAAATTATTCATttgtcttttatgccaaaaatactAAGATCATGTTCCTtgaagatttttcttttataaattatatatcaaACCTCAGTTTTTGATTAGTATTATGCATTcctaagcacttcatttagacaattttaaatgtgattttcccAGTATTGAATTTTTTTCAAATTCAGATTCCAAATTGTCAGATATTTGTACTTCGCCCAATTATTGTCCAACCCTAATAAACCATATATCATCAGAAAtcttaattattcagctttagCTTGATGTATAAATGACAATGTCTACAAATTGATACCTATGACCAGTGCTTCATTTATAAGTGAATAATTtctggaacaaaaccaggaaataaaagttaccgtaACCGATGTCTGCCACTCAATTTCAGTTTACCCGGAACATGACATTACAAAACAGTTATAGcagaaaaaatgcatcaaatttcTGAATGGTTTTTTGTAATATAACATTATGCGTCAACcatgcataaaaaaacaaacaaacatgtagctacaaacataaatcgtatgaaacatcactattcagtttactaacaccactgaaattcagttcacttcactattaagTGCAAGTGAAAATGACAGTTACCTCTTCCATCATGTTTTGTTGGCTGACTAGAGattgctttgcttctgtctcccgctatcctgatccaggggcgcagtttcatcttctcgagATCTTGTTTGATCAGGCTCACTATAAGATTTACTTGtggttttaaagtaatatttgctTGAGTGCTTCTTTGGGATTTTGAAAATACAGTATTAAATAGGTAgaccactatgccattatttatttttgaaacaataattaccaaccaatgagagtgattgtaaatgtaagaagTGTTTTTTAAGTGTGTGCGAGCGCACAAAATCCACACAGCTTTGTTAACTGTTTTTCACTCAGattcattcacattcacattctctctctctttctctcacacacacacacacacacacacacacacacacacacacacacacacatgcaggtattcaccaCGCAATAGTTAATGAaggatcaattaaaataaatcccGGAACGCAAAACACTAGTATCTGACATTTCCTGGAACGGGATCGGCAAGATCCGACTCAGATTAAGCACTGcctatgactggttttgtggtccatggtcacatATCCTATTACACAAGCTATGCAAACCTTAGATAACAGAATGATTACATTACGCTTTAAAGTCTGTCGCTCTACAGTAATTCTCATAGAAACAGCTCAACTGACATCAATATTGCCTCGGCCTCAGCAGCTCACTGGTCTGCAAGGCTCACCGAAGCCTTTGATTAAATTCTATATTAGACCCCAGATCTCCACAGGATGGTCAGCGCACTAGACTGATCTCAGCAGGTTAACCACTTATGTATTTCAGTCAATCATACAAAGACTCATTCTGTTCCAATGCTGTTTTAATTGAGCTCCAGGAGTCGCTGCCAGGGCCTGATCGGATTCCTTCAATCGCCGCCTTCTCCAGAACAGATGTTCAGCAACGGATGACTGCATTAGCCTCTGCCGAGACACTTTTAGGTGGAGAAACGTACATCTGGAGATGCCCACCGAAAGTACAAACAGAAACCTGAGTGTTTTGGCAGACGTTCCTCCAAGGAAGAATCAATCAAGTGTTGGCTGTTGGACTTCAGCTCTGCCTCGTGTTTGTTGGGACTTTCAGCTCAGTTTGGCCGTGCCGTTTATAGTCTTGGCTGGGATTTTAATCTTGGTTTTACTGTATTGGGTGCTTATTCTGCGCCACAGACTCCGCGTCGCTCAGGCTGGAAATGCTCTAGAATATTTCGGTTTCTATCGCATGGCTCAGTATGATCTAAAACAGCCCAATTTGGCTGTTGTGATGACTTCTCCTCCCTCTCCACCTtcaccacctcctcctcctcctccacctgtttTTCATGTCACTCCACCTCCACCACCATTGTTATATGTGACGCCTCCCCTCATCCACACCACACCACCCAGTCCTCATCCATCATGTGGAACTGCTTCTGATGCTGAGGTTTACTCGCGGATTGGAGTCCTGCGACCCTCCAGACCCTGCAGTGTGAGTCAGACGCAGGTGATCCTGTTTGAACACTCGGCTTTTTGATGCTTTCAAGTACAACTACAGCTGATTTCTTTACAGCTGGCTGCTTATTTTGAGGCTGTTTTGttgaacaatgtaaaaaaaaaagatatagatACATATTTTTGGACTATGTCTTCAAGACATCTAGAATGATTACTGTAAAGACAACTAGACCCctgctaaaaaaaatctaagcatGTGCTGgtttgatcatattttatgttgGTTTTTGCTAGTGCTTTGCTAGCCATACTGTTCGTGACTGAAACTTGAATTCAAAAGTGTTCCAaattcaggcccgtagccagccagGTGAAACGGGGTTTAGTTTTtgctcaaaaagtggacctttttggagTTACACGgctcatatttaattatttatttattatttaaatagattttaagcACTGTTATtatctggattagcttgtcggatggtcatcataaccacactttttgatgtaccaaaatatttcctaaagatttagaataaagaaaaatttattttttaaaatacaaatttattacatcatatatcaaataaaatgaatctattttaaattaaaaacaagcctattgtcatttattaggcaaattataaataaactggggtgcgtttccgaaaaccatcgttagccaactaagtaatttcccaaatccatcgttccaacgaacattcgcaaacttctATACTTGCAACTACATCTCTAGAGCTGTATTTAGAAGCATAGTTCAtgactgtgttctattcccagttatctccccatatgccctattcatttagaacattctgacatttaaacttggaatgatttttttaaagcattaaagtcatctctcttgggTGTAATtagctttcaaagtatttttacagttcagttttagcgatctgcATGTTTTCAATTGCGCTCCCTACACACtgacattgatgtcattttgaacacaaccGTGGcccatgacgaaagctataggtgacctattattcaaaagcggaatttatgttacagctccaaagcttgtgaaaacaaaaaacatagcatacgttaatgcttttaatttatagtaggttatttattaagtatctgtactttatatgacatgggcctgttggttagaacatttctgcagtggtttgcatgtgtcaaattgtaaaattagacttaaaaaataattaaataaacaatatcctacttataataataaaaatcatcatcatcatcatcattcatatttatatatattattattaaagtatgttttttcatttcctaataaataataaatattaaatttcatttcttaataaatagcctcattatttatttaaatgattcatatatgatattagaatatgtgttagcttttgtaagtgattttatgtttcaattatgttctcaataatatttgtaaaggaaatataggtcctatatgtgccatttacatatatttaaattattatggaAAACAAGTAcctgtttttaccaaaactaatattttaaatgcatgtgtgcatgtaaaacaaaataatttgctcaaagaaatgatggggttcttctccaAAGTAGTTTTTaacaccctgtttagagcatcattatgggcgttttacgttataattAACGTGATTCAattgatggatctgtgacagagaaactacaggttatGGGAAACACTCCACACtgcatcgttcttttcccaaacgatgcatcatactatgatagttcagcctcgagttacgtcgttgtttggaaacgcacccctgaccagcacattcaactttattcagtcagaatttggccatttgaaataaataaataaataaaataatgtagagCTGTTAATGTTCTAGCCTCTCTTGTTAAAAagaaacatttgaaaattcatgcataataacaacaatagccaaaatagtattcaaattcattttaatattatccACTTTTGGTGTTTCACCCCTTTTCATTGGTAATTGTTTTGTGTcatgaataaggtccaagattttgtaataaaagttacttgtaaaatgtttactttattatataaaaacaatacaatagtaAAAGGTTATGTCACTTACATCAgattgtttgtttacttgcacagctggatgttagaCTCATGAAAATAACTGTTTGCATtggtcaaaactgattagctgaagtcaacACAGAATTTGGCTTGGTCTTAAAGTCTTTTCGATGGGATATCTGTATATTTCACTTGTTACAATGACATAGCAGTTATAATAGGACAatgacctttgtcagtgaggaaCCCACACATAATTTGACacgttttcaatttttttatatgtgctttttaatatttggatCTGAGACTGCAATACCTTTGGTGGAAAATTGATCTCAAACATGACCAGCAAAGAACAAAGCTCTAAGAATCTGGAagaaccagctcatgaccagcaaagaaccagcttaaaccagcatcCAAACCTACATTACCAGCATGTGCAGTTTTCTTTCAGTGTATTAGCATTCACACCAGTGTTGGCTAGATcagtttctcaaccacattcatggaggaccaccagctctgcacatcgTCCATGTCTCttcaaccaaacacacctgattcagatcatcagctcattagcagagactgaaagacttgtaatgggtgtgacagacaaaggagatatGCAGTGCTTGTGGTCCTCtgggaacatggttgagaaacactgggctAGATTATCTCACTAcagctatagaaaaaaaaaaaaaaaaagacaacatgaAACCAATTTGAAATCTCAATGGCTATTTTGAAGCAGTACAATCAAGTgttacaattatttattcattttcttttcggcttagtccctttattaatctggggtcgccacagcggaatgaactgccaacttatccagcatttgtattatgcagtggatgccctgccagctgcaacccatcactgggaaacacatgcacacttattcacacacatacactaagaacaatttagcctatccaattcacctgtaccacatgtctttggattgtgggggaatccggagcacccgaaggaaacacacgcaaatgcagggagaacatgcaaactccacacagaaacaccaactgacccagctgaggatcgaaccagtgaccttcttgctgtgaggcgacagcactacctactgcaccactgtgtcacccctcaATCAcgtgatagttcaccccaaatatttaatattgttgtgcatttatttatgctgATAAGGTGTTATATTGtcctcaatgttttttttttctgaaatcttGTTTTTTCTGATATCattaaatgtcaaaaacacatATGCAGACAAACTAAAATGAATGCTCATGACATCCAGATGACACATTCTGATGTCTTATAAATGATCTGTGCAAGAAACTAAaagttatttacaatattaactgaaatattagAGTATGttcataatacatttaaatgttggtGCAAACTCCCTTTTTTCCTGTCGTTTTCTAAATATGTTACATGGAAAATCTTTCAAGTGTTGTCTGTTTTTGGAAAACTAACAGGAAAGGGGGTTTATTTTGAAACAACATATTCCTCTTTTTCCTGAATCTGCATTGTAATTTCCTTTAAAGGGTGGGATTTCCTGAGGAGACTTTCCATTGCTTTGTTCCTCTCTGCCTCTTATAGCATTCTTTCTCTCTCACTAagtaaatatcaaataataagtataaaaataatgttttaatatccATGTTGGTttttaatacactttaaaatgtcatttatttctgagaTGGCAAATCAGTCATTACTTCAGAGTGAATAAACCTTCagtaatcattctaatatgctgatttgatgctgtacaggttgtgctgcttaatatttattatagaaAGCTGACTTAATCGGGATTTTCATGAGTCTTTGATGAAAAGAAAGTTTTTAAAAGAACAGCTTTTGAAACTGAAGTCTTTTATACATTTCTTCACTGTCTTCTTTGATCAGTTTCATAATAAATCTCTGACGCCACACTTTTCTGAATATATTATTGAATCTGTTACTGTGTTGTCAGTGAAAACGTGAGTCTCTGTGTAAATTACAGCACACCACAGCTCTGCTCATGTGTTGTTCATATACAAATGTGGCCACAAAGTAGATTTGAATAATTGATGATTCTCGACCACTTCCCTTTGCTGATAATGTATAATTTCGCATTGTTTAATAGCTGAGAGGAATATCGTGGAGCAAAATTTCTCAAGCTTTT
The sequence above is drawn from the Danio aesculapii chromosome 21, fDanAes4.1, whole genome shotgun sequence genome and encodes:
- the LOC130214701 gene encoding uncharacterized protein LOC130214701, translating into MPTESTNRNLSVLADVPPRKNQSSVGCWTSALPRVCWDFQLSLAVPFIVLAGILILVLLYWVLILRHRLRVAQAGNALEYFGFYRMAQYDLKQPNLAVVMTSPPSPPSPPPPPPPPVFHVTPPPPPLLYVTPPLIHTTPPSPHPSCGTASDAEVYSRIGVLRPSRPCSVSQTQVILFEHSAF